A stretch of Henckelia pumila isolate YLH828 chromosome 4, ASM3356847v2, whole genome shotgun sequence DNA encodes these proteins:
- the LOC140866834 gene encoding probable boron transporter 7: MDHLKTPFKGIVSDVKGRLACYKKDWIDTYGSGVRILAPTAYIFFASALPVIAFGEQLSRETDGSLSASETLASTAICGFIHSIFGGQPLLILGVAEPTIIMYTYLYSFAKKSIGRELYLAWAGWVCVWTALMLFLLAIFNACTIITRFTRVAGELFGMLISVLFIQEAIKGLVSEFQIPKGENETDEKYQFQWLYCNGLLSVIFSFGLLITALRSRKARSWRYGTGWIRSFIADYGVPLMVVLWSLLSYGVPGKVPSGVPRRLFCPLPSDPKSLYHWTVVKDMGKIPVEYIFAAMIPALMIAGLYFFDHSVASQMAQQKEFNLKNPPAYHYDILLLGFMTLICGLLGIPPSNGVLPQSPMHTRSLAVLKKQLIRKKMVKSVKECMKQQASHSEIYGRLHSVFIEMDRNPCNAVDKELANLKEAVLKYDDEKGHFDPEICIDQHLPVRVNEQRVSNLLQSILVGLTVCIMPVIKMIPTSVLWGYFAYMAIDSLPGNQFWERIQFLFVPPGRRFKVLEGFHASFVETVPFKYILMFTLFQFVYLLICFGITWIPIAGVLFPLPFFLLLCIREHVLPKMFPIDHLQELDAAEYEEVIGRPVRARSLSLKDIDLHDIAEDDASHDVSSAEILDDMTTRRGELKHRSVSFNERHQQVFPEVNC, translated from the exons ATGGATCACTTAAAAACTCCATTTAAGGGAATTGTCAGTGATGTTAAAGGGAGGCTCGCATGCTACAAAAAGGACTGGATTGATACTTATGGTTCTGGTGTAAG GATTCTGGCTCCGACGGCATATATTTTCTTTGCTTCTGCACTACCTGTAATTGCTTTTGGGGAACAATTGAGTAGAGAAACAG ATGGGAGCTTGAGTGCCTCTGAGACCCTAGCTTCCACAGCAATCTGTGGGTTCATACATTCGATTTTTGGCGGACAGCCATTATTGATCTTAGGAGTTGCAGAGCCAACCATTATAATGTACACCTACTTATACAGTTTTGCCAAGAAAAGCATAGGCAGAGAACTATATTTAGCCTGGGCCGGATG GGTCTGTGTCTGGACAGCATTGATGCTCTTTCTTCTTGCCATATTCAATGCCTGTACTATCATAACTCGATTTACCAGAGTGGCTGGGGAACTTTTTGGCATGTTGATCAGTGTTCTATTCATTCAAGAGGCCATCAAG GGTTTGGTGAGTGAGTTTCAGATCCCAAAAGGAGAAAATGAAACTGATGAGAAGTATCAGTTTCAGTGGCTCTACTGTAATGGTTTACTCTCAGTTATATTTTCTTTTGGCTTGCTAATCACTGCATTAAGAAGTAGAAAAGCTCGGTCCTGGCGCTATGGCACAG GATGGATTCGCAGTTTCATTGCCGATTATGGGGTTCCACTGATGGTTGTGTTATGGTCCTTATTATCTTATGGTGTGCCGGGCAAGGTTCCTTCTGGAGTTCCAAGAAGACTCTTCTGCCCTCTTCCGTCAGACCCGAAATCTTTGTATCACTGGACAGTTGTTAAG GATATGGGCAAGATTCCAGTGGAATATATCTTTGCCGCCATGATTCCAGCTCTGATGATCGCTGGACTATACTTTTTTGATCACAGTGTAGCTTCACAGATGGCACAACAAAAAGAATTCAACCTGAAAAATCCACCTGCCTACCATTATGACATCTTGTTGCTCGGATTCATG ACTTTAATTTGTGGATTACTTGGAATTCCACCTTCCAATGGTGTCCTTCCGCAATCACCTATGCATACTAGGAGTCTTGCAGTCCTCAAGAAACAG TTGATTCGGAAGAAAATGGTGAAGAGTGTGAAGGAGTGCATGAAACAGCAAGCCAGCCACTCAGAGATTTACGGTCGACTCCATTCTGTATTCATTGAAATGGACAGAAATCCCTGT AATGCTGTAGACAAAGAATTGGCAAACTTGAAGGAAGCTGTCCTGAAATATGATGATGAAAAAGGACACTTTGATCCTGAAATTTGTATCGATCAACATCTTCCTGTTCGAGTAAACGAGCAAAGAGTGAGCAACTTGCTGCAATCAATACTCGTTGGGTTAACTGTATGCATAATGCCTGTGATCAAGATGATACCTACTTCAGTTCTATGGGGATATTTTGCTTACATGGCCATCGACAGTCTCCCTGGAAATCAGTTTTGGGAAAGGATTCAGTTCCTATTCGTCCCTCCTGGCCGACGATTCAA AGTTCTTGAAGGTTTCCATGCTTCATTTGTGGAGACGGTACCTTTCAAGTACATCCTCATGTTTACGCTCTTCCAATTCGTGTATCTTTTGATTTGCTTCGGGATCACGTGGATACCAATCGCTGGAGTTTTGTTTCCACTCCCATTCTTCCTCTTGCTATGCATTAGAGAACACGTTCTTCCGAAGATGTTTCCAATCGACCATCTTCAAGAACTTGATGCTGCTGAATACGAAGAAGTTATTGGCCGTCCAGTTAGAGCAAGGAGTCTATCTCTTAAG GATATAGATTTACATGATATTGCCGAAGATGATGCAAGTCATGATGTATCTTCTGCTGAGATATTGGATGACATGACGACACGTAGAGGCGAATTGAAACACCGGTCTGTTAGTTTCAACGAGAGGCACCAACAG GTCTTCCCAGAAGTAAATTGTTGA
- the LOC140861291 gene encoding uncharacterized protein: MDENTRAYLTYLLNSTQNSQENASSQNPQIPPTHQYPHPFPNMQFPPQNVQNFPGFGNFMSHPNYTSRGPPQPLPAEYWQNTSHPPFTPPVLQGFGTPYTTGTHFSSSMPTEPASPTFVPETQLSDRESPIEVVNLEKTIPNAEGTRKRSTWTKVEDEVLARSFVTISDDPIIGNDQKADAFWGRVASYYNDNRPAGSNSRKANVIRSHWHNTIQKKINLFNANYNSIYSLYRSGHSDEDILRFAYEKYREEHNGVAFNLEHVWRIVKDRPMFTPQSDDHFVATKKTRTSESGASNTSSNQNVSVDIDDEDNRPMGRKAAKRKGKDKVKSTMEDLTINYNSIFSKFNEYTNVKKSEVDLKQKQLEVEKIKAKASLSNAEAKNRRLRLKEYEILNKDTSEMTTEQLIIHECLCKDIRSSWNI, from the coding sequence ATGGATGAAAATACGAGGGCATATCTTACATATTTGTTAAATTCTACACAAAACTCGCAAGAAAATGCATCTTCCCAAAATCCACAAATTCCACCAACTCATCAATATCCACATCCATTTCCAAATATGCAGTTTCCTCCACAAAACGTTCAAAATTTCCCaggatttggaaattttatgagCCATCCGAATTATACCTCCAGAGGTCCACCACAACCCCTTCCAGCCGAATATTGGCAAAACACGAGTCATCCACCATTCACGCCGCCAGTTCTTCAAGGCTTTGGTACCCCATACACAACTGGTACGCATTTTTCATCTTCGATGCCGACTGAACCTGCATCTCCGACTTTTGTCCCAGAGACTCAACTGTCCGATCGTGAAtccccaatcgaggtggtgaattTAGAAAAAACGATTCCGAATGCTGAGGGTACGAGAAAGCGTTCGACTTGGACAAAGGTTGAAGATGAGGTCTTGGCCAGAAGTTTTGTCACAATCAGTGATGATCCAATAATCGGCAATGACCAGAAGGCAGATGCATTTTGGGGACGTGTCGCAAGCTACTACAATGACAATCGTCCTGCAGGTTCAAACAGCAGAAAAGCTAATGTTATACGGTCACATTGGCACAACACAATCCAGAAGAAGATAAATCTATTCAACGCAAATTACAATAGTATTTACAGTTTATATCGCAGTGGTCACAGTGATGAAGACATATTGAGGTTTGCGTATGAAAAATATCGCGAAGAACACAATGGTGTTGCGTTCAACCTCGAGCATGTGTGGAGAATTGTTAAAGATCGTCCAATGTTTACTCCACAATCCGATGATCACTTTGTGGCCACAAAGAAGACGAGGACCTCTGAGTCAGGAGCAAGCAACACATCTTCCAACCAAAATGTGAGCGTAGACATAGATGACGAAGATAATCGTCCAATGGGTAGGAAGGCTGCAAAAAGAAAGGGAAAAGACAAAGTCAAATCGACCATGGAGGATCTGACAATAAACTATAACAGTATTTTTTCAAAGTTCAATGAGTACACAAACGTAAAGAAGTCTGAAGTCGATCTGAAACAAAAACAACTTGAAGTTGAGAAGATTAAGGCAAAAGCTTCCTTGTCCAATGCAGAAGCAAAGAATCGTCGATTGAGGTTGAAGGAGTACGAGATCTTGAACAAAGACACCTCGGAAATGACTACTGAGCAACTTATCATACATGAATGTTTGTGCAAGGATATCAGGTCCAGTTGGAATATATAA
- the LOC140861292 gene encoding uncharacterized protein produces MSHSTDSSRSSSSSTSEEEVHVQIDEQDDDPVEDLMLMVLQQHQQVMEAYQRRETRRRRRFIQRNREAGHERLVNDYFSTNPVYHDGIFRRRFRMRRELFLCIVTALENHSTFFQQREDAVQRKGLSPLQKCTAAIRQLAYGVPADHLDEYLRMGESTAIRCLFKFCEYLVEIFGDRYLRRPNADDVQRLLQMHDDRHGFPGMLGSLDYGIYPEWATFVKAFPCPEDPKRKLFKERQESARKDVERAFGVLQSRWAIVRGPARYWIVGGKKDVLLTVGPMTFDDVESVIVLITR; encoded by the exons ATGTCTCATTCCACAGACAGCTCTAGGTCAAGTTCCAGTTCGACAAGCGAAGAAGAAGTACATGTTCAAATCGATGAGCAAGATGATGATCCGGTAGAAGATCTGATGTTAATGGTACTTCAACAACACCAACAAGTTATGGAAGCATATCAGAGGAGAGAAACACGCAGAAGAAGGAGGTTCATCCAAAGAAATCGTGAAGCCGGTCATGAGAGGCTCGTCAATGATTATTTCTCTACAAACCCGGTGTATCATGATGGAATATTTCGAAGACGGTTTCGAATGCGAAGAGAGTTATTCCTTTGCATAGTGACTGCCTTAGAGAATCATTCGACGTTTTTTCAACAAAGGGAAGATGCTGTGCAAAGAAAAGGGTTGTCACCACTACAAAAATGCACCGCTGCGATTCGTCAACTAGCTTACGGAGTCCCTGCAGATCATCTTGATGAGTACCTACGTATGGGTGAATCCACGGCAATCAGGTGTCTTTTCAAGTTTTGTGAATACTTGGTTGAAATATTTGGTGATAGGTACTTAAGAAGACCAAATGCTGATGATGTTCAACGTCTTCTTCAAATGCATGATGACAGACACGGCTTTCCTGGCATGTTGGGTAGCCTTGATT ATGGAATATATCCCGAGTGGGCTACTTTCGTTAAGGCTTTTCCTTGCCCGGAGGATCCCAAGAGAAAGTTATTTAAGGAAAGACAGGAATCTGCAAGAAAAGATGTCGAGCGGGCATTTGGTGTGCTCCAATCTCGATGGGCGATTGTCAGAGGCCCAGCTCGCTATTG GATTGTGGGTGGAAAGAAGGATGTGTTATTAACAGTGGGACCCATGACTTTTGATGATGTGGAGAGTGTTATTGTGTTAATAACGAGATAG
- the LOC140866835 gene encoding 3-ketoacyl-CoA synthase 11-like, translating into MNESEASTPLVQPSSSRKLPDFKQSVKLKYVKLGYHYLITHGMFLCLTPLVVIIFAQLSTFSLQDLYVLWDHLRFNLISVIVCSALLVFLSTVYFLTRPRPVYLVNFSCYKPEDDRKCTRKIFMERSGLTGAFTEGNLEFQRKILERSGLGESTYLPEAVLRVPPNPCMAEARKEAETVMFGAIDELLAKTSMKPKDIGILIVNCSLFNPTPSLSAMIVNHYKLRGNIVSYNLGGMGCSAGLISIDLAKDLLQVHPNTYALVISMENITLNWYFGNERSMLVSNCLFRMGGAAILLSNKRSDRWRSKYRLVHTVRTHKGSDDKCFSCVTQMEDPNSKVGVSLSKDLMAVAGDALKTNITTLGPLVLPMSEQLLFFSTLVGKKLFKMKLKPYIPDFKLAFEHFCIHAGGRAVLDELEKNLQLSDWHMEPSRMTLYRFGNTSSSSLWYELAYSEAKGRIKRGDRAWQIAFGSGFKCNSAVWKALRTINPAKEKSPWIDEIHQFPVEVPKMSSI; encoded by the coding sequence ATGAATGAATCCGAGGCAAGCACGCCCTTGGTTCAACCCTCTTCTTCTCGCAAGCTTCCGGATTTTAAACAGTCGGTTAAATTGAAGTATGTGAAGCTTGGATACCATTACCTCATAACCCATGGGATGTTCCTGTGTTTGACTCCTTTGGTGGTGATTATTTTTGCTCAATTGTCCACATTTTCTCTCCAAGACCTCTACGTTCTTTGGGACCATTTGAGGTTCAATCTCATATCGGTGATCGTGTGCTCGGCCCTCTTGGTTTTTCTATCGACGGTTTATTTCCTTACTCGTCCTCGACCTGTGTATCTTGTGAACTTCTCTTGTTATAAGCCGGAAGATGATAGGAAATGTACTAGGAAGATTTTCATGGAGAGATCAGGGTTGACTGGTGCTTTTACTGAGGGGAATCTTGAATTCCAAAGGAAAATTCTTGAGAGGTCCGGACTGGGAGAGTCTACTTATCTCCCCGAGGCTGTGTTAAGGGTTCCGCCAAATCCGTGTATGGCGGAAGCAAGAAAAGAAGCTGAAACTGTAATGTTTGGTGCTATTGATGAGCTTCTGGCCAAAACCTCTATGAAGCCAAAGGACATTGGAATTTTGATTGTGAATTGCAGTCTTTTCAATCCGACGCCGTCTTTGTCTGCCATGATTGTTAACCATTACAAGCTTAGGGGGAACATAGTTAGTTATAATCTTGGTGGGATGGGTTGCAGCGCTGGATTAATCTCGATTGATCTTGCTAAGGATCTTCTCCAAGTGCATCCCAATACCTATGCTCTAGTGATCAGCATGGAGAATATTACTCTGAATTGGTATTTCGGAAACGAGAGATCTATGCTCGTTTCAAATTGTCTCTTCAGGATGGGAGGGGCTgccattttgctgtcaaacaaAAGATCAGATCGCTGGCGGTCCAAGTATAGATTGGTCCACACTGTCCGAACCCACAAAGGATCGGATGACAAATGCTTTTCTTGTGTCACTCAAATGGAGGATCCCAATTCGAAAGTTGGAGTTTCTTTGTCGAAGGATTTGATGGCAGTGGCAGGTGATGCCTTGAAAACCAACATCACAACATTAGGTCCTCTTGTGCTACCGATGTCTGAGCAGTTGCTTTTCTTCTCAACTTTGGTGGGGAAAAAGCTATTCAAGATGAAGCTTAAGCCTTATATCCCAGATTTCAAACTGGCGTTCGAGCATTTCTGCATACATGCTGGTGGAAGGGCTGTGCTTGATGAACTCGAGAAGAACCTTCAGCTTTCCGACTGGCACATGGAGCCTTCAAGGATGACTCTCTACCGATTCGGTAACACCTCTAGCAGCTCTCTCTGGTACGAATTGGCATATTCAGAAGCCAAAGGAAGGATCAAGAGGGGAGACAGGGCGTGGCAAATAGCCTTCGGTTCTGGATTTAAATGCAACAGTGCTGTGTGGAAAGCTCTTAGGACCATAAATCCGGCGAAGGAAAAGAGTCCTTGGATAGATGAAATCCATCAGTTTCCTGTCGAGGTTCCTAAGATGTCATCTATCTAA